In Papaver somniferum cultivar HN1 chromosome 1, ASM357369v1, whole genome shotgun sequence, a genomic segment contains:
- the LOC113307533 gene encoding squamosa promoter-binding protein 1-like — MKSSRVDGGKRSLKEKSKKDDDVVDEEGFGSCDDDKRKKASSYFTSSKKGSSSLGGGGGSGGIALPCQAENCNVDLSEAKRYHRRHKVCEHHSKAPVVIVAGLRQRFCQQCSRFHELSEFDETKRSCRRRLAGHNERRRKSSSESHGEGSSRKGVTGTQLKENHCRQADQNGRLPANLPENSTYKHFQIR; from the exons ATGAAGAGTAGCAGAGTAGACGGAGGAAAAAGAAGTTTGAAGGAGAAATCAAAGAAAGATGATGATGTAGTAGATGAAGAAGGATTTGGGTCTTGTGATGATGATAAACGGAAAAAGGCTTCTTCTTATTTTACTTCTTCAAAGAAGGGATCAAGTAgtcttggtggtggtggtggtagtggtggaatTGCTTTGCCTTGCCAGGCTGAGAACTGTAATGTTGATCTAAGTGAAGCTAAAAGGTATCATAGACGTCACAAGGTTTGCGAACATCACTCTAAGGCTCCAGTTGTTATTGTTGCCGGTCTTCGACAAAGATTCTGTCAGCAATGTAGCAG GTTCCACGAATTATCTGAGTTTGATGAAACTAAGAGGAGTTGTCGTAGACGTTTGGCTGGGCATAATGAACGGCGAAGGAAATCCTCTTCGGAGTCACATGGAGAAGGATCGAGCCGTAAAGGAGTAACAGGAACTCAGTTGAAGGAAAACCATTGTAGGCAAGCTGATCAAAACGGGAGGTTGCCAGCAAACCTTCCTGAAAACTCCACTTACAAACATTTTCAGATCCGGTAA